A section of the Paralichthys olivaceus isolate ysfri-2021 chromosome 16, ASM2471397v2, whole genome shotgun sequence genome encodes:
- the LOC109643660 gene encoding KN motif and ankyrin repeat domain-containing protein 4-like, whose translation MERQNGNISPHKTKENGIKGKPPYSVETPYGFRIDLDFLKYVDDIEKGNTIKRVQIQRRSKGTRASTLPRHLNPSGSGHCSSLWGSTGALGPRSRLSDAHHHSYTSWACDHRRPLSPTGLKSLAEMEARIKEFDEQPLGEHIRPHLLRASSLPLTVLLRQSSESTDDPGSLQGSRDHLGGRNTSCEDIFYSQDSPRPRDCSGLLRRLTEALERVGELEMEVRVIPELRAQICILQEEREMLRLGLKPQIQAPSMNGSTDPHALSHYGTREIKRPRHESHVMFPKNHIVSQDDSNPTHEWRTSTDLDELLTVTSLQAKVAMLEQKLHETGLELQRALGLLREQQEESRRKDKKVEHLITNPAVWVRAERVVVDQDGDETVVRPVEADYDNISSLSGARTECVDTAVVFRHIKKIKRLLDQQWECLCADRESGEEGKPLKHPDPKVNSLQQEMMGLVDILTSYYILHGHGDGDRIQHEAFKSIMKTDHVQTSTSQHSGGVNEGTTTSGNPLGREGVNNSVHGIWEQKESSTSPGDMAAAQVDADPEMRRMEGERHMSPDAQMISVGTGSGRTDGGVASVEAEALEKMAKSKPKPPEEQMERETVSADFMVACQFLNDHMENMDNPNNDMRKALVVLFQYWFSAAAEEGSVGSRVAVYLKEVKKSTPALLAFLVNLADDNGNTVLHYSVSHCNYGIVSQLLDTGVSNVNLQNNAGYTAVMLASLTAPDGPGGMEVVRKIMELGNINIHSSQTGQTALHLAVRHGRVVMVRLLLSCGADTNSQDSQGTTALMFASERGHTHIARLLLERSQCDLTLTDKHGQTAISFAMQGSHTDTAALLQAHAKARLL comes from the exons ATGGAAAGACAAAATG GAAATATCTCACCTCATAAAACTAAAGAGAATGGAATTAAAGGGAAGCCCCCTTACTCAGTGGAGACCCCTTATGGCTTCCGAATTGACCTGGATTTCCTGAAATACGTAGATGACATAGAGAAAGGCAACACCATCAAAAGAGTCCAGATTCAGCGGCGGAGCAAAGGTACCCGTGCAAGCACTCTTCCCAGGCACCTCAACCCTTCTGGATCTGGCCACTGCTCGAGCCTCTGGGGATCTACCGGAGCTCTTGGCCCAAGGTCCCGATTGTCTGATGCCCATCATCATAGCTATACTTCGTGGGCATGTGATCACAGAAGACCCCTTTCTCCCACAGGGCTCAAGTCTTTGGCAGAGATGGAGGCCAGAATCAAGGAGTTTGATGAGCAACCTTTAGGTGAACACATCAGACCTCATCTCCTCCGTGCCTCTAGTCTGCCTCTCACAGTACTACTAAGACAGAGCTCAGAGTCCACAGATGACCCCGGCAGCCTTCAGGGTTCTAGGGATCACCTAGGAGGAAGAAACACCTCCTGTGAAGACATTTTCTACTCCCAAGATAGCCCTCGTCCTCGGGACTGCTCAGGGCTGTTGAGGCGTCTGACCGAGGCTCTTGAACGTGTTGGGGAGCTGGAAATGGAGGTGAGGGTCATTCCAGAGCTCAGGGCTCAGATCTGCATCCTCCAAGAGGAACGAGAAATGCTCCGTCTGGGCCTGAAACCACAGATCCAAGCCCCTTCGATGAATGGAAGCACAGACCCTCATGCTTTGTCCCACTATGGCACCAGGGAAATCAAAAGGCCTCGGCATGAAAGTCACGTTATGTTTCCTAAAAATCATATTGTCAGTCAAGACGATTCTAATCCAACACATGAGTGGAGGACTAGTACAGATCTGGACGAGCTGCTGACGGTGACGTCTCTGCAAGCGAAGGTGGCTATGCTTGAGCAGAAGCTCCATGAAACTGGCCTGGAGCTCCAGAGGGCCTTAGGACTGCtgagggagcagcaggaggaaagcAGGAGGAAAGACAAGAAGGTGGAGCACCTTATCACAAATCCTGCGGTGTGGGTCCGGGCAGAGAGGGTGGTTGTGGACCAGGACGGAGATGAGACGGTGGTGAGACCTGTTGAGGCAGATTATGATAATATCAGCTCCCTGAGTGGTGCAAGAACTGAATGTGTAGACACAGCAGTAGTCTTCCGCCACATAAAGAAGATCAAGAGGCTCCTGGATCAGCAGTGGGAGTGTTTGTGTGCCGACAGGGAGTCAGGAGAGGAGGGTAAACCACTTAAACATCCAGACCCTAAAGTCAACTCCCTGCAGCAGGAGATGATGGGACTTGTTGACATCCTCACCTCCTACTACATCCTACATGGACACGGTGATGGAGACAGGATTCAGCATGAAG CCTTTAAATCCATCATGAAGACAGATCACGTCCAGACGTCAACAAGCCAACATTCTGGAGGTGTTAATGAAGG AACAACCACGAGTGGAAATCCACTTGGGAGAGAAGGTGTGAACAACAGTGTCCATGGCATTTGGGAGCAGAAGGAGAGCAGCACCAGCCCCGGAGACATGGCTGCTGCCCAGGTGGATGCAGACCCAGAGATGAGACGGATGGAGGGAGAGCGGCACATGAGCCCAGACGCACAGATGATATCAGTAGGAACAGGATCAGGGCGGACAGATGGAGGCGTAGCGTCTGTGGAAGCTGAAGCTCTGGAGAAAATGGCCAAGTCGAAACCAAAGCCCCCAGAAGAACAGATGGAGAG ggaGACTGTGAGTGCAGATTTTATGGTCGCATGTCAGTTCCTCAATGATCACATGGAAAACATGGATAACCCCAACAATGATATG AGGAAGGCCCTGGTGGTATTGTTTCAGTATTGGTTCAGTGCGGCGGCAGAAGAGGGCTCAGTGGGCAGCAGGGTGGCTGTGTACctgaaggaggtgaagaaatcCACACCGGCACTACTGGCCTTCCTCGTCAACCTGGCCGACGACAACGGCAACACGGTGCTGCATTACAGCGTGTCCCACTGCAACTATGGCATCGTCAGCCAGCTACTGGACACAG GTGTAAGTAATGTGAACCTGCAGAACAACGCTGGCTACACAGCAGTGATGCTGGCCTCACTGACGGCCCCTGACGGCCCCGGTGGCATGGAGGTCGTCCGGAAGATAATGGAGCTGGGCAACATCAACATTCACTCCAGTCAG ACGGGCCAAACAGCTCTGCACTTGGCAGTGAGACACGGCCGAGTCGTGATGGTCCGCCTGCTGCTGAGCTGTGGAGCTGACACCAACAGCCAGGACAGCCAGGGCACCACAGCCCTGATGTTCGCGTCAGAGAGGGGCCACACACACATCGCACGACTGCTGCTGGAGAGGAGCCAGTGTGACCTCACCCTCACTGACAAG CATGGTCAAACTGCCATCTCTTTTGCCATGCAAGGTTCTCATACGGACACAGCCGCCCTCCTGCAGGCCCACGCTAAGGCTCGACTTCTGTAG
- the LOC109638156 gene encoding angiopoietin-related protein 3-like: MRIMIIPVVLVLSAACVPALCSKGEPPVVQPRAPTETRSHFAALDDVRLLANGLLQLGQSLREFVQRTKGQINDIFQKLNIFDHSFYQLSVLASEIKEEGEELKKTAVVLKANNEEIKGLSFQINSKVENILQEKSQLQNKVEGLEKKLSSLSHGLVTNEQVAEINGLRAVIHSQEMSITELLKAVRDQSDQINYQRGKIKNLEEKLTVDTLAQETIERMPETFNTEAPTLTPFLNSNYTGTINLSSDCSQLFNRGERVSGVYAIRPKGSEPFIAFCDMSRDYGLTVIQRRRDGFVNFDQTWEKYENGFGDFQGEVWLGLKKIHALASQGASILHIQLEDWKQSKYFIKYKFNLDGPESNYTIHLTHLSGDLPDPMGNQTGMMFSTKDRDNDNHQDFNCAHNYTGGWWFNACGDTNLNGRYFPMRPKGRSERRRGIQWKTGRKASYSFKLTELSVHTVAPPSSTSSASESSVSL; this comes from the exons atgagaaTAATGATAATTCCAGTAGTGCTTGTCCTGTCTGCAGCCTGTGTCCCTGCCCTCTGCAGCAAAGGGGAGCCTCCCGTTGTCCAGCCCCGGGCTCCGACTGAGACACGCTCCCACTTCGCTGCCCTGGATGATGTGCGTCTCCTAGCCAACGGCCTCCTCCAGCTGGGCCAGAGCCTACGGGAGTTTGTGCAGAGGACGAAGGGACAGATAAATGACATCTTCCAGAAGCTCAACATCTTCGACCACTCCTTTTACCAACTGTCGGTGCTCGCCAGCGAAATCAAGGAGGAGGGCGAAGAGCTGAAGAAGACCGCTGTGGTGCTGAAGGCCAACAACGAGGAGATCAAAGGCCTGTCCTTTCAGATCAACTCCAAAGTGGAGAACATCCTGCAGGAGAAGAGTCAACTGCAGAACAAAGTGGAGGGCCTGGAGAAGAAGCTGAGCAGTCTGTCCCACGGATTGGTGACCAACGAGCAAGTGGCAGAGATCAACGGCCTCAGG GCTGTGATCCACAGTCAGGAAATGAGCATCACTGAGCTGCTGAAGGCTGTGAGGGACCAGAGCGACCAGATCAACTACCAGAGGGGCAAGATCAAGAATCTGGAGGAAAAG CTAACAGTTGACACATTAGCCCAAGAGACCATTGAGAGGATGCCTGAGACCTTCAACACGGAAGCTCCAACACTCACCCCTTTTCTGAACTCAAACTACACAGGCACAATAA atctgtcATCAGACTGCAGCCAGCTGTTCAACAGAGGGGAGCGAGTCAGTGGCGTCTACGCCATCAGACCCAAGGGATCGGAGCCCTTCATAGCCTTTTGTGACATGAGCAGAG ATTATGGCTTAACAGTCATCCAGCGACGGAGGGATGGTTTTGTGAATTTTGACCAAACCTGGGAGAAGTATGAAAACGGGTTTGGGGATTTTCAAG gAGAGGTTTGGCTGGGTCTCAAGAAGATTCATGCTCTTGCCTCTCAGGGCGCCTCCATCCTTCACATCCAGCTggaagactggaaacagagcaAATACTTCATCAAATACAAATTTAACCTCGATGGTCCAGAGAGCAACTACACCATTCACCTCACGCACCTGTCTGGAGATTTGCCAGACCCCATGGGCAACCAAACCGGCATGATGTTTTCCACCAAGGACAGGGACAATGACAACCACCAGGACTTCAACTGCGCCCACAACTACACAG GTGGATGGTGGTTCAATGCCTGTGGAGACACCAACCTAAATGGCAGATATTTTCCTATGAGACCAAAGGGGCGTTCAGAGCGTAGGAGGGGAATTCAATGGAAGACTGGTCGAAAAGCTTCCTACTCATTCAAGCTCACGGAGCTCTCAGTGCACACAGTGGCTCCACCATCCTCCACCTCATCTGCCTCTGAGTCAAGCGTCTCTCTCTGA